The Pedococcus dokdonensis region TGAAGCGCTACGGCGGCTTCATCCCAGGTATCCGCGCCGGGCGACCCACGGCCGAGTACCTCGACTACGTGCTCACCCGCATCACCGTTCCAGGGGCCATCTACCTCGGCCTCGTCTCGTTGATCCCGCTGATCGCACTGAAGCTCGTCGGCGCCAACCAGAACTTCCCGTTCGGTGGCACCTCCATCCTCATCATCGTCGGTGTGGGCCTGGAGACCGTGAAGCAGATCGAGTCGCAGCTGCAGCAGCGTCACTACGAAGGGTTCCTTCGGTAATGCGTCTGATCATCCTGGGTCCGCCCGGTGCCGGTAAGGGCACGCAGGCGGCCAAGATCGCCGACAAGTTCGGCATCCCGGCGATCTCGACCGGTGACATCTTCCGCGCCAACATCAAGAACGAGACCCCGCTCGGCCTGCAGGTCAAGGAGGTGCTCGCGTCCGGTGGCTACGTCACCGACGACATCACCAACGCGATCGTGCGCGACCGGCTGTTCGAGGACGACGCCGAGCAGGGCTTCCTGCTCGACGGCTTCCCGCGCACCGCCGCCCAGGTCGAGACGCTCGACGCGATCCTGGCCGAGCACGGCCACGCCCTCGAGGCGGTGCTCGAGCTGACCGTCGACCAGGAGGCGGTCGTCCAGCGGCTGCTCAAGCGGGCCGAGATCGAGGGGCGCGAGGACGACACCGAAGAGGTGATCCGCGAGCGCCAGGCGATCTACCGCCGCGAGACCGCCCCGCTGACCGAGGTCTACTCCGCCCGTGGCCTGCTCGTGCAGGTCGACGGCATGGGCTCGGTCGACGACGTCTTCCTCCGCATCTCCGAAGCCCTCGAAGGGGTTGCTCGATCCTGATGTTCGGCCGGTCCCGCATCGAGACCAAGACCCCCGACCAGATCCTGCGCATGCGCAAGGCTGGGCTGGTGGTCGGTCAGACCCTCCAGCTGATGGCCCAGACGGTCCGTCCGGGGATCACGACCAAGCAGCTCGACGAGCTCGCCGAGGAGCACATCCGTGGGTGCGGGGCCACGCCGTCCTTTCTCGGCTACCACGGCTTCACCGGCTCCCTGTGCACCTCCGTCAACGAGGAGGTCGTGCACGGCATCCCCGGGTCGCGGGTGCTCGCCGAAGGTGACCTCATCTCGATCGACTGTGGCGCCATCGTCGACGGCTGGCACGGCGACGCGGCCATCTCGCTGATCGTGGGCGGTCGCGACGCGGGGCGTCCCGAGGATCTTGCCCTGATCGACGCCACCGAGGACTCGATGTGGGCCGGCATCGCGGCGCTCGCGGTGGGGGAGTCGTTGTATGCGGTGGGCGCAGGTGTCGAGGACAGCATCGTCGCGTCGGGGGAGCGCGACGGGCGGGACTACGGCATCGTCGAGGACTACGTCGGGCACGGCATCGGCACGGAGATGCACCAGGACCCGCAGGTCCCCAACTACCGCGTCCGCGACAAGGGCCCCACGGTCCGCTCCGGCGTGACGGTGGCGATCGAGCCGATGGTGACCCTCGGCAGCGCGGACACCACCGTGCTGGAGGACGACTGGACGGTCGTGACCAACGACAAGTCCAGGGCGGCGCACTGGGAGAACACCGTGGCCGTCACCGATGCCGGCCTCTGGGTGCTGACCGCCCTCGACGGCGGCAAGGAGCGGCTGGAAGCCGCCGGCGCGGCATACGCCCCCCTCACCTGACCTCACCTCCCTGCACTTCTGGCCACCGGTGCCCCACCGGAGGGCCGAAACGGCTCCGGGACGGGCCACCCATGGCCAGAAGTGGGGGTCCTGAGCACGATTTCGTGCTCACGCCGTCCTGGCGTAGACTGGTCTGTCGGTGCGCGACCTCGCGCGCCGCATTCGTGTGTGTGCCCCGTCCGGGGGTCCACCACGACCATGCACGACAACAGATTGTGGAGGCTATGGCCAAGAAGGACGGTGTCATCGAGATCGAGGGCACGATCGTCGAGGCTCTCCCGAACGCGATGTTCCGGGTCGAGCTCACGAACGGTCACAAGGTTCTCGCTCACATCTCGGGCAAGATGCGTCAGCACTACATCCGGATCCTCCCCGAGGACCGCGTGGTGGTGGAGCTCAGCCCGTACGACCTGACCCGTGGCCGGATCGTCTTCCGCTACCGCTGAGCCCGCTCAGCCGCACCACCCGCAAGACCTGCCGGCCCGCCCGGATCGGCAGTGCCAGATCGACTGAAGCAGAGGCTATGAAGGTCCAGCCGAGCGTCAAGAAGATCTGCGACAAGTGCAAGGTGATCCGCCGCCACGGTCGGGTCATGGTGATCTGCGAGAACCTGCGCCACAAGCAGCGCCAGGGCTGACCAGAGCACCACCCAGCACGACTCGCAGCTCCTCGAGCAGCGCAGACAAGTGAATCGACCGCAGTACCCGGCCCCTGAGAGCAGCGTCATCGACGCAGCCCAGGACGTCACCCCCGGCCCGGAGGCCAGGGACCGGTGCCCCGAGGAAAGCTTCGGGAACCAGCCCGGAACGGTACTGCTCCAGACCTCCGGTGAACAAAGGAAACATCCAACATGGCACGTCTTGTTGGTGTGGATCTCCCGCGCGAGAAGCGCGTCGAGATCGCTCTCACCTACATCTTCGGAGTGGGTCGCACCCGCTCCCAGCAGGCCCTGGCCGCGACGGGCGTCGACCCGAACACCCGCGTCCGCGACCTGACCGACAACGACCTGGTCCAGCTCCGCGACTACCTCGAGGCGAACGTCAAGATCGAGGGTGACCTCCGTCGCGAGATCGCCGCCGACATCCGCCGCAAGGTCGAGATCGGCTCCTACGAGGGTCTGCGGCACCGTCGCGGCCTGCCCGTGCGCGGTCAGCGCACCAAGACCAACGCGCGCACCCGCAAGGGCCCCAAGCGCACCGTCGCCGGCAAGAAGAAGGTTGGTAAGTAATGCCTCCCAAGGCTCGTACCGCTGGCGCCAAGAAGGTGCGCCGCAAGGAGAAGAAGAACGTCGCCCACGGGCACGCTCACATCAAGAGCACGTTCAACAACACCATCATCTCGATCACGGACCCCACCGGTGCCGTGATCTCGTGGGCCTCCGCCGGCCAGGTCGGCTTCAAGGGCTCGCGCAAGTCCACCCCGTTCGCCGCTCAGATGGCCGCCGAGGCCGCTGCCCGTCGCGCGATGGAGCACGGCATGCGCAAGGTCGACGTCTTCGTCAAGGGCCCCGGCTCCGGTCGTGAGACCGCCATCCGCTCCCTGACCGCCACCGGCCTCGAGGTCGGCGCGATCAGCGACGTCACCCCCTCGCCGCACAACGGCGTCCGTCCGCCCAAGCGCCGTCGCGTCTGATTAACGGGAAAGGTAGATAAGAACAATGGCCCGTTACACCGGACCCATCACCAAGAAGTCGCGTCGCCTCAAGGTCGACCTGGTCGGCGGCGACAAGAACTTCGAGCTCCGTCCCTTCCCGCCCGGCCAGCACGGCCGTCGCCGGATGCAGGAGAAGGAGTACCTCACCCAGCTGCAGGAGAAGCAGAAGGCCCGCTTCACCTACGGCGTCATGGAGAAGCAGTTCCGCGGTTACTACGAGGAGGCCTCGCGCCGCTCGGGCAAGACCGGTGAGACCCTGCTGCAGATCCTCGAGTCCCGCCTGGACAACGTGGTCTACCGCGCCGGCCTGGCCCGCACCCGTCGTGCGGCTCGCCAGCTCGTCACGCACGGCCACTTCGAGGTCAACGGCGTGCGCGTGGACGTCCCGTCCTACCGCGTCGAGCAGTACGACATCATCACCGTGCGCAAGCAGTCCGAGAAGACCTTCCCGATCGAGCTGGCTCGCCAGACCTTCGGCGAGCGCCCCACCCCGGCCTGGCTCCAGGTCGTCCCGGGCACGCTGCAGATCCTGGTGCACCAGCTGCCCGTCCGTGAGCAGATCGACACGATCCTCACCGAGCAGCTGATCGTCGAGCTCTACTCGAAGAACTGATGGCCTGAGGTATGCCGCGTGGGTGACCACGCGGCATACCTCGCCTTCGGTTGCGGTAGCAGACAGAGGCCACCGCGACAGCCGGTCGGACCGGCACATCATCGGCGTCATATAGCGGTCGCCGACGAGAAAGGAAACACCCGTGCTCATCGCACAGCGCCCCTCCCTCAGCGAAGAGGTCGTTGCGGACAACCGCAGCCGCTTCGTCATCGAGCCCCTCGAGCCCGGCTTCGGCTACACGCTCGGCAACTCGATGCGCCGCACGCTCCTCTCGAGCATCCCCGGCGCCTCCGTGACCAGCATCCGCATCGACGGCGTGCTGCACGAGTTCTCCACGATCCCCGGGGTCAAGGAGGACGTCACCGAGATCATCCTCAACATCAAGGGTCTGGTTGTCTCCTCGGAGCACGACGAGCCGGTCGTCATGTACCTGCGCAAGCAGGGTGCGGGCGCCGTGACCGCGGCCGACATCGCGCCGCCGGCCGGTGTCGAGGTGCACAACCCCGACCTGCACATCGCCACGCTCAACGGCAAGGGCAAGATCGAGATGGAGCTGACCGTCGAGCGCGGTCGCGGCTACGTCTCGGCCAACCAGAACAAGTCCGGTGACCAGGAGATCGGTCGCATCCCGGTCGACTCGATCTACTCGCCGGTGCTGGCCGTCACCTACAAGGTCGAGGCCACCCGTGTCGAGCAGCGCACCGACTTCGACAAGCTGATCGTCGACGTCGAGACCAAGAACTCGATGGCCCCGCGCGACGCGATGGCCTCCGCCGGCAAGACCCTGGTCGAGCTGTTCGGCCTGGCCCGCGAGCTCAACGTCGAGGCCGAGGGCATCGACATGGGCCCGTCGCCGACCGACGCCGCCCTGGCCGCCGACCTGGCGCTGCCGATCGAGGACCTCGACCTCACCGTGCGGTCCTACAACTGCCTCAAGCGCGAGGGCATCCACACCGTGGGTGAGCTCGTCGGGCGCAGCGAGGCCGACCTGCTCGACATCCGCAACTTCGGTGCGAAGTCGATCGACGAGGTCAAGGCCAAGCTGGTCGGCATGGGTCTGGCCCTCAAGGACAGCCCGCCCGGGTTCGACCCGTCCGCGATCGCCGACAACTACGGCGACTACGACGACGACTTCGCTGACGACGGCCGCGCCCTGGCCGAAGACGAGCAGCTCTGACCAACCGCCGCTGACCGGCCGGCACCGCGCGGTGCCGGCAGGTCACAACCAAGGAGAACCTGAACCATGCCTACCCCCACCAAGGGTCCCCGTCTCGGCGGCGGTCCGGCTCACGAGCGCCTGATCCTGGCCAACCTGGCCAGCTCGCTGTTCGAGCACGACTCGATCACCACCACCGAGGCCAAGGCCA contains the following coding sequences:
- a CDS encoding adenylate kinase; amino-acid sequence: MRLIILGPPGAGKGTQAAKIADKFGIPAISTGDIFRANIKNETPLGLQVKEVLASGGYVTDDITNAIVRDRLFEDDAEQGFLLDGFPRTAAQVETLDAILAEHGHALEAVLELTVDQEAVVQRLLKRAEIEGREDDTEEVIRERQAIYRRETAPLTEVYSARGLLVQVDGMGSVDDVFLRISEALEGVARS
- the map gene encoding type I methionyl aminopeptidase codes for the protein MFGRSRIETKTPDQILRMRKAGLVVGQTLQLMAQTVRPGITTKQLDELAEEHIRGCGATPSFLGYHGFTGSLCTSVNEEVVHGIPGSRVLAEGDLISIDCGAIVDGWHGDAAISLIVGGRDAGRPEDLALIDATEDSMWAGIAALAVGESLYAVGAGVEDSIVASGERDGRDYGIVEDYVGHGIGTEMHQDPQVPNYRVRDKGPTVRSGVTVAIEPMVTLGSADTTVLEDDWTVVTNDKSRAAHWENTVAVTDAGLWVLTALDGGKERLEAAGAAYAPLT
- the infA gene encoding translation initiation factor IF-1, yielding MAKKDGVIEIEGTIVEALPNAMFRVELTNGHKVLAHISGKMRQHYIRILPEDRVVVELSPYDLTRGRIVFRYR
- the rpmJ gene encoding 50S ribosomal protein L36, with the translated sequence MKVQPSVKKICDKCKVIRRHGRVMVICENLRHKQRQG
- the rpsM gene encoding 30S ribosomal protein S13, producing the protein MARLVGVDLPREKRVEIALTYIFGVGRTRSQQALAATGVDPNTRVRDLTDNDLVQLRDYLEANVKIEGDLRREIAADIRRKVEIGSYEGLRHRRGLPVRGQRTKTNARTRKGPKRTVAGKKKVGK
- the rpsK gene encoding 30S ribosomal protein S11 — translated: MPPKARTAGAKKVRRKEKKNVAHGHAHIKSTFNNTIISITDPTGAVISWASAGQVGFKGSRKSTPFAAQMAAEAAARRAMEHGMRKVDVFVKGPGSGRETAIRSLTATGLEVGAISDVTPSPHNGVRPPKRRRV
- the rpsD gene encoding 30S ribosomal protein S4; translated protein: MARYTGPITKKSRRLKVDLVGGDKNFELRPFPPGQHGRRRMQEKEYLTQLQEKQKARFTYGVMEKQFRGYYEEASRRSGKTGETLLQILESRLDNVVYRAGLARTRRAARQLVTHGHFEVNGVRVDVPSYRVEQYDIITVRKQSEKTFPIELARQTFGERPTPAWLQVVPGTLQILVHQLPVREQIDTILTEQLIVELYSKN
- a CDS encoding DNA-directed RNA polymerase subunit alpha — its product is MLIAQRPSLSEEVVADNRSRFVIEPLEPGFGYTLGNSMRRTLLSSIPGASVTSIRIDGVLHEFSTIPGVKEDVTEIILNIKGLVVSSEHDEPVVMYLRKQGAGAVTAADIAPPAGVEVHNPDLHIATLNGKGKIEMELTVERGRGYVSANQNKSGDQEIGRIPVDSIYSPVLAVTYKVEATRVEQRTDFDKLIVDVETKNSMAPRDAMASAGKTLVELFGLARELNVEAEGIDMGPSPTDAALAADLALPIEDLDLTVRSYNCLKREGIHTVGELVGRSEADLLDIRNFGAKSIDEVKAKLVGMGLALKDSPPGFDPSAIADNYGDYDDDFADDGRALAEDEQL